One Aegilops tauschii subsp. strangulata cultivar AL8/78 chromosome 7, Aet v6.0, whole genome shotgun sequence genomic window carries:
- the LOC109736247 gene encoding probable LRR receptor-like serine/threonine-protein kinase At4g37250 — MERRRRGGGGAGAGGDMVKYGLLLVVLALGGRGVTGLDADGELLMAFRRAVTADPLGALRSWSYSDDSACAWNGVICNGFPQQQASTVNLTSASSDGNGNFSTLAGGRANGTLLGLNASMAAATVSRVIGLVLPGAQLSGSLPAELARVEHLRHLDLSGNGLNGTLPAALLLNATELRVLSLAGNDLSGALPDASYARALQELNLSDNALAGWLPASLLRAPGLAVLGLANNYLAGELPAGGVGGLQVVDLSSNYFRGQLPADFGGTQLRFLNVSSNSLTGALPAELSDVVPVNTTVDLSNNNFTGAVPPAEPFAAQPASAYEGNPGLCGPPLKHACSIPSSLSNPPNATDSPPAFAAIPKSAARAPPGSPEAQAPRGGQGKLKPLVILAIVAGDLAGVGLLFMLFMYVYHIRKKRRQRREENPTAQQHKSIGGGAKALSVAGAKEDKAASSMACCIGGGKNDGSDSSDCSASSSDAASDDGGGEDPKKRAGSYIGWGTPQHHSKNKHERQQQQPPAPATLVTVDGGDGELEMETLLKASAYILGATGSSIVYKAVLADGTALAVRRIGESGGADKLKDFEAQVRAVARFRHPNILRLRGFYWGADEKLLIHDYAANGSLANIAFTRRFGASSPMHLNLEARLRIARGVARGLAFIHDKKGVHGNVKPSNILLGADMEPLVGDLGLDRLVSGESAAGRGGGGASARLFGSKRSMHSTSSLPDLSQMPGGAGAGPGASPSASAPPPYQAPECLKSLRPNAKWDVYSFGMVLLELLSGRVYSEVELCQWHAGAAGAVDDQRGRVLRMADPTLRGEAADAGSEDALLGCFRLAFACCAMAPGKRPAMRDAAALLDRIPVPSSASTSAVETPPY; from the exons ATGGAGCgcaggaggcgcggcggcggcggcgctggggcTGGTGGCGACATGGTGAAGTATGGCTTATTGCTGGTGGTGCTCGCGCTTGGTGGCCGTGGGGTCACCGGGCTGGACGCGGACGGGGAGCTGCTCATGGCCTTCCGGCGCGCGGTCACCGCGGACCCGCTCGGCGCGCTCCGCAGCTGGAGCTACTCCGACGACTCCGCCTGCGCCTGGAACGGCGTCATCTGCAACGGCTTCCCGCAGCAGCAGGCATCCACGGTCAACCTCACCTCCGCCTCCTCCGACGGAAACGGGAACTTCAGCACGCTCGCCGGCGGCAGGGCGAACGGCACGCTGCTGGGCCTCAACGCGTCCATGGCGGCGGCCACGGTGTCGCGGGTCATCGGCCTCGTCCTCCCCGGCGCGCAGCTCTCCGGCTCGCTCCCCGCCGAGCTGGCCCGCGTCGAGCACCTGCGCCACCTCGACCTCTCCGGGAACGGCCTCAACGGGACCCTCCCCGCCGCGCTGCTGCTCAACGCCACCGAGCTCCGCGTGCTCTCGCTCGCCGGCAACGACCTCTCCGGCGCGCTCCCGGACGCGTCCTACGCGCGGGCGCTCCAGGAGCTCAACCTCTCCGACAACGCGCTCGCCGGCTGGCTCCCTGCTTCGCTCCTCAGGGCGCCTGGCCTCGCCGTGCTGGGCCTCGCCAACAACTACCTCGCCGGCGAGCTCCCCGCTGGCGGGGTCGGCGGGCTGCAGGTCGTGGACCTGAGCAGCAACTACTTCAGGGGCCAACTCCCGGCGGACTTCGGCGGGACGCAGCTCAGGTTCCTCAACGTGTCGTCCAACAGCCTCACCGGCGCGCTCCCGGCCGAGCTGTCCGACGTCGTGCCAGTCAACACCACGGTGGATCTGTCCAACAATAACTTCACCGGCGCGGTCCCGCCGGCCGAGCCCTTCGCCGCGCAGCCGGCGTCGGCGTACGAGGGCAACCCGGGGCTGTGCGGCCCGCCGCTGAAGCACGCGTGCTCCATCCCGTCGTCGCTCTCCAACCCGCCCAACGCCACCGACTCGCCGCCGGCCTTCGCGGCCATCCCCAAGAGCGCCGCCCGGGCGCCGCCGGGCTCCCCCGAGGCCCAGGCCCCGCGCGGCGGGCAGGGGAAGCTCAAACCGCTGGTGATCCTCGCCATCGTGGCCGGTGACCTCGCCGGCGTGGGGCTCCTCTTCATGCTCTTCATGTACGTCTACCACATCAGGAAgaagcggcggcagcggcgggagGAGAACCCGACGGCGCAGCAGCACAAGAGCATCGGCGGCGGAGCCAAGGCATTGAGCGTCGCCGGAGCCAAAGAAGACAAGGCAGCCAGCTCAATGGCATGCTGCATTGGCGGCGGCAAGAACGACGGCTCGGACAGCTCCGACTGCTCGGCATCGTCATCCGACGCGGCCtccgacgacggcggcggcgaggaccCCAAGAAGAGAGCGGGGAGCTACATCGGCTGGGGCACCCCGCAGCACCACAGCAAGAACAAGCAcgagcggcagcagcagcagcccccCGCACCGGCGACGCTGGTGACGgtggacggcggcgacggcgagctgGAGATGGAGACGCTGCTCAAGGCGTCGGCCTACATCCTGGGCGCCACCGGGTCGAGCATCGTGTACAAGGCCGTGCTCGCGGACGGCACGGCGCTGGCCGTCCGGCGCATCGGCGAGAGCGGCGGCGCCGACAAGCTCAAGGACTTCGAGGCGCAGGTGCGCGCCGTCGCCCGGTTCCGGCACCCCAACATCCTCCGGCTCCGGGGCTTCTACTGGGGCGCCGACGAGAAGCTCCTCATCCACGACTACGCCGCCAACGGCAGCCTCGCCAACATCGCCTTCACCC GGCGGTTCGGCGCGTCGTCGCCGATGCACCTGAACCTGGAGGCGCGGCTGCGGATCGCGCGCGGGGTGGCGCGGGGGCTGGCATTCATCCACGACAAGAAGGGCGTGCACGGCAACGTGAAGCCGAGCAACATCCTGCTCGGCGCCGACATGGAGCCGCTGGTGGGCGACCTGGGGCTGGACCGGCTGGtgtccggcgagagcgcggccggccggggcggcggcggcgcgtctgCGCGGCTGTTCGGGAGCAAGCGCTCCATGCACTCCACCAGCAGCCTGCCGGACCTGTCCCAGATGCCGGGCGGCGCGGGGGCCGGGCCCGGGGCCAGCCCGTCGGCGTCGGCCCCGCCGCCGTACCAGGCGCCCGAGTGCCTCAAGAGCCTGCGGCCCAACGCCAAGTGGGACGTCTACTCCTTCGGCATGGTGCTCCTGGAGCTGCTCTCGGGGCGCGTCTACTCGGAGGTGGAGCTCTGCCAGTGGCACGCGGGCGCCGCCGGCGCCGTCGACGACCAGCGCGGCCGCGTGCTGCGGATGGCCGACCCCACGCTCCGCGGCGAGGCCGCCGACGCCGGCAGCGAGGACGCGCTGCTCGGCTGCTTCCGGCTCGCCTTCGCCTGCTGCGCCATGGCGCCCGGCAAGCGGCCCGCCATGCGGGACGCCGCCGCGCTCCTCGACAGGATCCCGGTGCCCTCCTCCGCATCCACCTCCGCCGTTGAAACTCCTCCTTACTGA